In Lineus longissimus chromosome 13, tnLinLong1.2, whole genome shotgun sequence, one genomic interval encodes:
- the LOC135498118 gene encoding immunoglobulin-binding protein 1-like isoform X2 translates to MMINDLNLFSTNEEIEEVASNELRYLLLPGLLGYIVNKNTKLERMEVVKKSQAYYLDFLKLCKLYQVCDFDLPKQPSASEEEERKSASAKPPRQEDFILMADRRKVKMERFKKQKETEVRLKELYDKVKEEHVDDEIKREYYMTLLTGWIHSSLEELDSIKDELPILEHMAKMRISGAKTPTEEKLVKPKSTFRPFILTKDALQKQVIGAGYPSLPTYSVEEWYDQQVEAGRLPRPGEKMPGMPEPGAEAREYERQDLEKEANIQDDDPETLQKAREWDDWRDDHRRGWGNRQNMG, encoded by the exons ATGATGATCAATGATCTGAATCTGTTCAGTACGAATGAAGAAATTGAGGAAGTGGCTTCAAATGAACTTAG gtatTTACTTCTCCCAGGTCTTCTTGGTTATATagtaaacaaaaacacaaagttAGAGCGCATGGAAGTCGTTAAGAAGTCACAGGCCTACTACCTCGACTTTCTTAAGCTATGTAAGCTGTATCAAGTTTGTGATTTTGATTTACCAAAGCAGCCCTCAGCCAGTGAGGAGGAGGAGAGGAAAAGTGCATCTGCCAAGCCACCTCG ACAAGAAGACTTCATATTGATGGCAGACCGGAGGAAAGTGAAAATGGAGCGTTTCAAGAAACAGAAGGAGACCGAAGTCCGGTTGAAGGAGTTGTATGATAAGGTCAAGGAGGAGCATGTTGATGATGAGATCAAG AGAGAGTACTACATGACTCTGTTGACCGGATGGATCCATTCTAGTCTTGAGGAGTTAGACAGTATCAAAG ATGAACTTCCAATTTTAGAGCATATGGCAAAAATGCGAATATCTGGTGCTAAAACTCCAACAGAAGAAAAACTAGTGAAGCCAAAATCA ACATTCCGaccattcattttgaccaaagacGCCCTCCAAAAGCAAGTGATAGGAGCTGGCTATCCAAGTCTTCCCACCTATTCTGTAGAAGAGTGGTATGATCAGCAGGTGGAGGCTGGACGCTTGCCGAGACCTGG GGAGAAGATGCCTGGCATGCCAGAGCCAGGGGCTGAAGCCAGGGAGTACGAGAGACAAGACTTGGAGAAGGAAGCGAACATACAAGACGATGATCCCGAGACATTACAGAAGGCAAGGGAGTGGGACGACTGGCGAGATG ATCACCGCAGAGGATGGGGTAATCGTCAGAACATGGGCTGA
- the LOC135497989 gene encoding checkpoint protein HUS1-like, whose translation MRFRAKIVDIGCIQHFSKVVGTIAKLAKNCILRITPNKLYFILTERVANGGVGIWCELMQSHFFNEYSMDGVSEEDNEIYLEVCPDSLTRSLKSAQNAKTVKIKLTKRHTSCITFEIELPSLTNQSRLVVHDIPVRVIPRRLWVDYQEPKVPDFDVSIYMPALKMLRNVVERMKNISNYVVISANWCGEMQLKVETDLAAITTHFRDLQNPVLDKGNTSQTSQSQQSRDRDVEEFAEARIDIRKLAQFLIGQQVNPDKVICNIVDNRFIHFFLLHEDMSLQYFMPVITL comes from the exons ATGAGATTCAGAGCGAAAATAGTAGACATAGGGTGCATACAACACTTTTCTA aGGTTGTCGGGACAATCGCCAAACTAGCCAAAAACTGTATTCTAAGAATTACCCCCAACAAGTTGTATTTTATCCTGACGGAGCGGGTGGCCAATGGTGGAGTTGGCATTTGGTGTGAACTTATGCAG AGTCATTTCTTCAATGAGTACAGTATGGACGGTGTCTCCGAGGAGGACAATGAGATATACCTCGAGGTTTGTCCAGACAGTCTCACACGATCTCTCAAGTCAGCACAGAATGCAAAAACAGTCAAGATCAAGCTCACCAAGCGGCACACTTCTTGTATTACTTTTGAAATCGAATTG CCATCTCTAACGAACCAATCGCGGTTGGTGGTGCATGACATCCCGGTCCGAGTGATCCCGCGCCGTCTCTGGGTGGACTACCAGGAACCCAAGGTGCCAGATTTTGAT GTGAGTATCTATATGCCAGCGCTGAAGATGCTGAGGAATGTGGTCGAGCGCATGAAAAACATCAGTAACTATGTGGTCATATCAGCCAACTGGTGCGGAGAGATGCAGCTCAAAGTGGAAACGGACTTGGCGGCCATCACAACACATTTCAGGGACCTACAGAATCCAGTATTGG ATAAAGGTAACACGTCACAGACGTCCCAGAGTCAACAGTCTAGAGATCGGGATGTGGAAGAGTTTGCTGAGGCACGCATTGATATCAGAAAGCTGGCACAGTTCTTGATCGGTCAGCAGGTCAACCCAGACAAGGTGATATGCA ATATTGTTGATAATCGCTTCATCCACTTCTTCCTTCTTCATGAGGACATGTCGCTGCAGTATTTCATGCCCGTCATCACTTTATGA
- the LOC135498118 gene encoding immunoglobulin-binding protein 1-like isoform X1 has product MAELGPKLSEIFDEIWKIYEFLDTTNESTVADAVQKKVKNGIEKAEQGIMMINDLNLFSTNEEIEEVASNELRYLLLPGLLGYIVNKNTKLERMEVVKKSQAYYLDFLKLCKLYQVCDFDLPKQPSASEEEERKSASAKPPRQEDFILMADRRKVKMERFKKQKETEVRLKELYDKVKEEHVDDEIKREYYMTLLTGWIHSSLEELDSIKDELPILEHMAKMRISGAKTPTEEKLVKPKSTFRPFILTKDALQKQVIGAGYPSLPTYSVEEWYDQQVEAGRLPRPGEKMPGMPEPGAEAREYERQDLEKEANIQDDDPETLQKAREWDDWRDDHRRGWGNRQNMG; this is encoded by the exons ATGGCGGAGCTGGGTCCGAAATTGTCAGAAATCTTCGACGAAATTTGGAAAATCTATGAATTCCTTGACACAACAAATGAATCAACTGTTGCAGATGCTGTCCAA AAAAAAGTCAAGAATGGTATTGAAAAAGCTGAGCAGGGTATCATGATGATCAATGATCTGAATCTGTTCAGTACGAATGAAGAAATTGAGGAAGTGGCTTCAAATGAACTTAG gtatTTACTTCTCCCAGGTCTTCTTGGTTATATagtaaacaaaaacacaaagttAGAGCGCATGGAAGTCGTTAAGAAGTCACAGGCCTACTACCTCGACTTTCTTAAGCTATGTAAGCTGTATCAAGTTTGTGATTTTGATTTACCAAAGCAGCCCTCAGCCAGTGAGGAGGAGGAGAGGAAAAGTGCATCTGCCAAGCCACCTCG ACAAGAAGACTTCATATTGATGGCAGACCGGAGGAAAGTGAAAATGGAGCGTTTCAAGAAACAGAAGGAGACCGAAGTCCGGTTGAAGGAGTTGTATGATAAGGTCAAGGAGGAGCATGTTGATGATGAGATCAAG AGAGAGTACTACATGACTCTGTTGACCGGATGGATCCATTCTAGTCTTGAGGAGTTAGACAGTATCAAAG ATGAACTTCCAATTTTAGAGCATATGGCAAAAATGCGAATATCTGGTGCTAAAACTCCAACAGAAGAAAAACTAGTGAAGCCAAAATCA ACATTCCGaccattcattttgaccaaagacGCCCTCCAAAAGCAAGTGATAGGAGCTGGCTATCCAAGTCTTCCCACCTATTCTGTAGAAGAGTGGTATGATCAGCAGGTGGAGGCTGGACGCTTGCCGAGACCTGG GGAGAAGATGCCTGGCATGCCAGAGCCAGGGGCTGAAGCCAGGGAGTACGAGAGACAAGACTTGGAGAAGGAAGCGAACATACAAGACGATGATCCCGAGACATTACAGAAGGCAAGGGAGTGGGACGACTGGCGAGATG ATCACCGCAGAGGATGGGGTAATCGTCAGAACATGGGCTGA
- the LOC135498120 gene encoding protein FMC1 homolog: protein MAAPMRKNAALLRGIAKEFRHIYEKSGEVKEKPMYSFILDQFRNHDVTAQKICRGDKELEHMADTYLCYLYSSRRHSELIKTYKGTKRTTEESARSVGLTTSHAKWEKPSES from the exons atggcggcgccaATGAGAAAAAATGCGGCTCTCCTGCGAGGAATTGCAAAGGAATTTAGGCACATTTACGAAAAG tctgGGGAAGTCAAGGAAAAGCCCATGTACTCGTTTATCCTGGACCAGTTCCGAAACCACGATGTGACAGCTCAGAAAATATGTCGCGGTGATaaagagctggagcatatggccGACACATATCTCTGCTACCTCTACAGTAGTCGCAGACACTCA GAATTGATCAAGACATACAAGGGCACAAAGAGGACTACAGAGGAAAGTGCACGGTCGGTTGGACTGACCACCAGTCATGCTAAATGGGAAAAGCCGAGTGAGTCCTAG
- the LOC135497894 gene encoding phosphopantothenate--cysteine ligase-like, which produces MAGAGRDVCQVQNSVEIFFQNIRIPENYHQANQSMVDFVVQHSKEDRKVVLVTSGGTTVPLESHTVRFIDNFSIGTRGSASTEYFLDQGYAVIFLHRHRSLEPFLRHFSKVSFLDILEFDEDEKIVVKNSEMPMLKQVMKKYQAVKAEGRLLSVSFQTIGDYLHLLRAAAEALQPLEGRALLYLAAAVSDFYIPRDLMPEHKIQSSEGPLNIALQLVPKILGPLVKTWVPKAYVVSFKLETDPNILLRKARQAMEKYSHQLVIANILETRKEEVVIVTKDTEEKIKLSQEQMARGVEIEEPIVKRLKILHQQFCV; this is translated from the exons ATGGCTGGTGCTGGGAGGGATGTCTGCCAGGTGCAAAATTCGgtggaaatattttttcaaaatataagAATTCCAGAAAACTATCACCAAGCAAATCAGTCTATGGTAGATTTTGTCGTGCAGCACAGTAAGGAAGATCGCAAGGTTGTTTTAGTCACT TCCGGTGGCACAACAGTCCCCCTTGAAAGTCACACAGTCCGCTTTATCGACAACTTTAGTATCGGGACGAGAGGTTCTGCTTCCACAGA atatttcctCGACCAAGGCTACGCTGTCATCTTTCTCCACAGACATCGCTCACTCGAACCATTCCTCAGACATTTCTCCAAAGTCTCTTTCCTGGACATTTTGGAGTTTGATGAGGATGAAAAAATAGTTG TGAAGAACAGTGAAATGCCTATGCTAAAGCAAGTCATGAAGAAATACCAGGCAGTGAAGGCGGAGGGTCGACTCCTGTCAGTCAGTTTCCAGACTATCGGAGACTATCTCCACCTATTGAGAGCGGCGGCAGAAGCTCTTCAACCTCTGGAGGGCAGAGCTTTACTGTATTTGGCCGCAGCAGTCTCAGACTTCTACATTCCACGAGATTTAATG CCAGAACATAAAATCCAGTCAAGTGAAGGACCCCTGAACATAGCATTGCAGTTAGTTCCCAAGATACTAGGCCCTCTAGTCAAGACATGGGTCCCTAAAGCATATGTTGTATCTTTCAAG TTGGAGACAGATCCAAATATCCTTCTTAGAAAAGCCAGACAAGCCATGGAAAAATACTCACATCAA CTTGTGATAGCAAACATCTTAGAAACGAGGAAAGAAGAGGTTGTCATAGTGACCAAGGATACAGAGGAAAAGATCAAGCTAAGCCAGGAGCAGATGGCAAGAGGAGTTGAAATAGAAGAGCCGATCGTAAAAAGACTGAAAATACTTCACCAACAATTCTGTGTATGA